The sequence tgtttgtcaTCTCTCTGTGATTTATGTGAATAATTTGGATCTGTTTGGTCTTTGTTTACCTTCAAATAGATACAATCTTCCTGCATATGATTCCGGAAACTGGTGTGGATTTCAGtttttcatcatctttgttCATGTCCTTGCTTGACTGCATTTTTTTCTGAGTGTTTTGTACATAACGTCAAGTTAAGATTGGAGAAATGTGTATTACATTGATGAATTTGTCACTTATTATAATCCCTCTCTTGATATGCAGAGACTCTTGATCCGGAAGTGAGGATTCTTAGCCTTGCCATCTTGTCTCCCGGAAAACCCGATATTGTTCTGTTGGTTCCGGAGAATGGAAATCCAAAGGGCATGTGGTTTACTTTGAAAGAAGGGAGCAAGTACAACCTCAAATTCACATTTCAAGTTAACAACAATATTGTTTCTGGTCTTAGGTACACCAATACAGTTTGGAAGACCGGTGTTAAAGGTAAAACAATACTActgacaagtttttttttttttttttaaattgattctCAATGGTTTAGTTAGAGACAATGTGATCCAATTCCTTTTCAATGGTTTCAGTGGACAGAACAAAGGAAATGCTTGGAACCTTTAGTCCTCAGTCGGAGCCATACAACCACGTGATGCCAGAAGAGACCACTCCTTCTGGCATGTTTGCTCGAGGATCATATTCTGCTAGAACTAAGGTATGATTAGATTAAGACCTTCATCATCTAACTCTGTGATATTCTCTTCTTTGgtgttgttttttaaatttacttgGAAAAtcttgtttcagtttcttgatgatgataataagtGCTACTTGGAGATCAACTACAGCTTTGACATCCGTAAAGAATGGCCTGCGGTTTGATATTTCGTGGAACGCGAGTTGCCTCCTGAGATGTGTTGTCAGTAGAAGAAAGTTGTGTTTGTTTCACTCCCTATCTACCGTTTTTTCGTTGAACATATAAATGTGAAATCGTTTTTTCTGATCATCGTAGAACAAGAACGGCGGCATTTACTTCCTTCATCtttgatcttgatttttttttttttgtgtgtccaTTAATGTCGTTGGAAATCAGTATGTCTGTGTTTGTTCTCAACTCTGTTTCTCCTTCCACTTTACATATGTTTGATGATATGATTGTGTTAGAACCTGAGATGTATAATGATTCTCAGTCAAAGctgaaagttacaaaaaaaaaaggttttgctTCACAGGAAATGCATCTCGTTTCTTTTATATGCCTTTAAAGAGAAGCAAACTATTATTGACCGCTTCTTCTTACCACCACATCATCAGGTTTCTTTTCATACTTCCAAGTTCTAATCGCCTCGTTTAAACATTACCACCAATATAAATCCTCTGATGCAATTGGCCTAGTTGTgtgcattttgtttgatttattattgggctttgattaatttaaattaGATTGTGGAAATTATACGTTcgtaatttcttttattttagtatatCAATATGATGCCAAGTTCTTATCCACATATCATTATCCATCTGCTTTACGATACGACTTGTTATTTCG comes from Camelina sativa cultivar DH55 chromosome 19, Cs, whole genome shotgun sequence and encodes:
- the LOC104764516 gene encoding rho GDP-dissociation inhibitor 1, whose protein sequence is MSLVSGARDMGLDDNKNNNNNNKEGGDDENTSRTDDEAVGSLGRQMSEASLCATEEEEDEDSKLQLGPQYTIKEHLEKDKDDESLRKWKEQLLGSVDVTNIGETLDPEVRILSLAILSPGKPDIVLLVPENGNPKGMWFTLKEGSKYNLKFTFQVNNNIVSGLRYTNTVWKTGVKVDRTKEMLGTFSPQSEPYNHVMPEETTPSGMFARGSYSARTKFLDDDNKCYLEINYSFDIRKEWPAV